One Pseudanabaena sp. FACHB-2040 genomic window carries:
- a CDS encoding 2OG-Fe(II) oxygenase gives MPYYQQQSSAFSPSYLSDLRGAILACPYFATNNLNRDFVDTKGFSIVFQRSHLAQVEQQFPFFKPYLDRALSPAHNAFYLNPLLLRQGSRVDPHIDRSLRSYCKTVQPPAVVSVLYVQVPADLQGGELVLRNHRQQVGKITPKANTLVCFQGDLTHSVNALQKPGERLSLVCEQYSLDEPELRDIPPFTIESTAASAKKAKAKRRS, from the coding sequence ATGCCTTACTACCAGCAGCAGAGCAGCGCCTTTTCTCCCAGCTACCTGAGCGATTTGCGGGGAGCGATTTTGGCCTGCCCGTATTTTGCCACCAACAATTTGAACCGGGACTTTGTCGACACCAAGGGATTTTCGATTGTGTTTCAGCGATCGCACTTGGCCCAAGTCGAGCAGCAGTTTCCCTTTTTCAAGCCCTACTTAGATCGAGCTCTCAGCCCAGCCCACAACGCCTTTTATCTCAACCCGCTGCTGCTGCGCCAAGGGTCGCGCGTCGATCCGCACATCGACCGTTCCCTACGCTCTTACTGCAAAACGGTGCAGCCGCCTGCCGTCGTCAGTGTCCTGTACGTTCAGGTGCCTGCCGATCTGCAGGGGGGAGAATTGGTCTTACGCAACCACCGGCAGCAGGTGGGCAAAATTACTCCCAAAGCCAATACGCTGGTTTGCTTTCAGGGCGACCTGACCCACTCTGTCAACGCGCTGCAAAAGCCTGGGGAAAGGTTGAGCCTGGTTTGCGAGCAATACAGCCTGGATGAGCCAGAACTGAGGGACATTCCACCTTTCACCATCGAGTCCACTGCGGCCTCGGCCAAAAAAGCGAAGGCCAAACGCCGTTCCTAA
- a CDS encoding tetratricopeptide repeat protein — MGDRYLELIDRIVTATLKGQIRSKEQVYEMLQADIEAGTGEIFERCLQEYTQPIEADLTADDEMKQAKAMRKQRALKTIQSEWERWQQENQDSAILSTLMQALTTAAPEDRLSHILQALDPNQPEVLTRDQVADLVKMLRGAPSSQADAPTSADLAAGLAQGLKSWQQLEGNVVGWIYEQGQQALGFGNTLEQRGPWSFWAKVTESSHLKRLFADLGKHQTITPEGLPIPLTYPDWIELAFTIQRLELSLIAWFDKQPYDPKAGKRLSIATFLTFAVVWSELSSRFKQLGQSALAEGCFQLVLQGLYQFSQQDYFPLYGGLFTALSGEPLKTLLDYLDQPLRQVPNTQAKARILTLLGYSQRALGQYRQALQFHERALESARSAGDQRCEIANLNHLSRTGVMQKDYDSAISYSQRALILARQAGDRVGEANALANLGYSEVFRTREQSPDVDQYESILTYLQQGLKLSEQVGDRPSQALCANSLGVAQVMLAQYPEAIASLETGLQISQAIGDMFSQAMNYAYMAEAYRGLDTVDMAVYTASLSMYLLYQINSEQWRQPAGLLSILYGQIGAEAFQEVLGKYRVGFLRQIGVDGFDYLPKLLAEYRQSL; from the coding sequence GCCAGATTCGCTCAAAAGAGCAGGTCTACGAAATGCTGCAGGCAGATATTGAAGCCGGTACCGGCGAAATCTTTGAGCGCTGCCTGCAGGAATACACCCAGCCCATCGAGGCCGATCTCACAGCAGACGATGAGATGAAGCAGGCCAAAGCCATGCGCAAGCAGCGGGCACTCAAAACCATTCAGAGCGAGTGGGAACGCTGGCAGCAGGAAAATCAAGACAGCGCGATTCTCTCCACGCTGATGCAGGCCCTCACTACCGCTGCACCCGAAGATCGGCTCAGCCACATTCTGCAGGCCCTAGATCCCAATCAGCCGGAAGTACTGACCCGTGATCAGGTAGCAGATCTGGTAAAGATGCTCAGAGGCGCGCCCTCTTCTCAGGCAGACGCGCCCACCTCTGCCGATTTGGCTGCGGGCTTAGCCCAGGGCCTCAAGAGCTGGCAGCAGCTAGAGGGCAATGTCGTGGGTTGGATTTATGAGCAGGGCCAGCAGGCTCTCGGTTTTGGCAACACCTTAGAGCAGCGAGGCCCCTGGAGCTTTTGGGCCAAAGTGACAGAGAGCAGCCACCTCAAGCGACTGTTTGCTGATTTAGGAAAACATCAGACCATCACCCCTGAGGGCCTGCCAATTCCGCTGACCTACCCCGACTGGATAGAGTTGGCCTTTACCATTCAGCGGCTAGAGCTCAGCCTGATTGCCTGGTTCGACAAGCAGCCCTACGATCCCAAAGCCGGAAAACGCCTTTCGATTGCCACCTTCCTCACCTTTGCCGTGGTCTGGAGCGAGCTGTCGAGCCGCTTTAAGCAGCTCGGGCAAAGCGCACTAGCCGAAGGATGCTTTCAGCTGGTGTTGCAGGGTCTGTACCAGTTTTCTCAGCAAGATTACTTTCCCCTCTACGGCGGCCTGTTCACAGCGCTTTCGGGAGAACCTCTGAAGACTCTGCTAGATTACCTCGATCAGCCGCTGCGGCAGGTGCCCAACACCCAAGCCAAAGCCCGAATTCTGACGCTGCTGGGCTACTCTCAGCGGGCACTGGGACAGTATCGACAGGCGCTGCAGTTCCACGAACGGGCCTTAGAAAGCGCCCGCTCTGCTGGAGATCAGCGGTGCGAAATTGCCAACCTCAACCACCTCAGCCGCACTGGGGTAATGCAAAAAGACTACGACAGCGCTATCAGCTATAGCCAGCGGGCGCTGATTTTGGCGCGGCAGGCAGGCGACCGTGTGGGCGAGGCCAATGCACTGGCAAACCTGGGCTACAGCGAAGTCTTCCGTACCCGCGAACAGTCGCCCGACGTGGATCAGTACGAGTCGATTTTGACCTATTTGCAGCAGGGGCTAAAGCTCTCAGAGCAGGTGGGCGACCGGCCCAGTCAGGCCCTTTGCGCCAACAGCTTGGGCGTGGCTCAGGTGATGTTGGCGCAGTACCCAGAAGCGATCGCATCTCTCGAAACGGGCCTGCAGATCTCTCAGGCAATCGGCGATATGTTTTCCCAGGCGATGAACTATGCCTACATGGCCGAAGCTTATCGCGGGCTCGACACCGTTGATATGGCGGTCTATACAGCCAGCCTCAGCATGTATCTGCTGTACCAAATCAACTCGGAGCAGTGGCGGCAGCCCGCTGGCCTGCTAAGCATTTTGTACGGTCAGATTGGGGCAGAGGCCTTTCAGGAGGTGCTGGGCAAGTACCGGGTCGGCTTTCTGCGGCAGATCGGAGTAGATGGGTTTGACTACTTGCCCAAGCTGCTGGCTGAATATCGTCAATCGCTATGA